From the genome of Clostridium sp. BNL1100, one region includes:
- a CDS encoding DUF2577 domain-containing protein has translation MLPNMVEIIKMAAIDAVNDSKPTTVVFGNVLSTAPLAISIDQKLILKEAHLILTNNVKEHVVEISDELGGKRKFTVYNGLTAGDSVIMIQLQGGQKYLVFDKVVKE, from the coding sequence TTGTTGCCTAATATGGTTGAAATTATCAAGATGGCGGCAATAGATGCGGTGAATGATTCAAAACCTACAACCGTTGTTTTTGGGAATGTTCTAAGTACCGCTCCCCTTGCAATCAGTATTGATCAAAAGCTGATTTTAAAGGAGGCTCATTTGATATTGACCAATAATGTAAAGGAACATGTGGTGGAAATATCGGATGAACTGGGGGGGAAAAGGAAATTTACAGTTTATAACGGATTGACAGCGGGTGACAGTGTGATAATGATTCAGCTGCAGGGCGGGCAAAAATACCTTGTTTTTGATAAGGTGGTGAAGGAATGA
- a CDS encoding baseplate J/gp47 family protein, with the protein MYENITYEVLLKRMLDRVPDTIDKREGSVIFDTLAPAATELAQMYIEADVILNETFADSASRDFLIKRAAERGIVPTEATNATLKGVFNINVPLGSRFSLGNLNYVVTEKIKDCDFKLKCETAGAEGNRYFGMLIPVDYIEGLTKAEITELLISGEDEEDTEQLRARYFATLDSQAFGGNMSDYKEKVNQLQGVGGIKVYPVWNGGGTVKLVVISSQFQKPSSDLIDSLQIQIDPLNSQGEGVGFAPIGHVVTVIGVTEQKVNITINLTYHEAWNWEDVKGYVDTVIDNYFNELSKAWADSENLIVRISQIETRLLEIEGIVDISGTKINGIEQNLMLDKDAIPVRGDVIG; encoded by the coding sequence ATGTATGAAAATATAACCTATGAGGTGCTTTTGAAAAGGATGTTGGACCGGGTTCCGGATACGATTGACAAACGGGAAGGCTCGGTTATTTTTGATACGTTGGCTCCGGCTGCTACCGAATTGGCCCAAATGTATATTGAAGCAGATGTAATATTGAATGAAACCTTTGCCGATTCAGCGTCAAGGGATTTTTTAATTAAAAGGGCTGCAGAACGTGGAATTGTTCCGACTGAAGCTACCAATGCGACTTTAAAAGGTGTATTTAATATTAATGTTCCGCTGGGTTCAAGATTCTCTCTGGGAAACCTTAATTATGTTGTTACCGAAAAAATAAAAGACTGTGATTTCAAGCTCAAATGCGAAACTGCCGGAGCAGAAGGAAACAGATATTTCGGAATGTTGATTCCCGTGGACTACATTGAGGGACTGACAAAAGCGGAAATTACCGAACTTCTTATTTCGGGAGAGGATGAAGAGGATACGGAACAACTAAGAGCAAGATATTTTGCAACCTTGGATTCACAGGCTTTTGGGGGTAATATGTCCGACTATAAGGAAAAGGTAAATCAACTTCAAGGAGTTGGGGGTATTAAGGTATATCCGGTTTGGAATGGTGGGGGTACGGTTAAACTTGTGGTTATAAGCTCCCAGTTTCAAAAGCCTTCAAGTGATTTAATTGACAGTCTTCAAATCCAGATAGACCCTTTAAACAGTCAAGGTGAAGGTGTAGGATTTGCACCTATCGGGCATGTAGTTACGGTTATAGGGGTTACGGAACAGAAAGTTAACATAACGATAAACCTGACATACCATGAAGCCTGGAATTGGGAGGACGTAAAGGGGTATGTGGACACGGTTATCGATAATTATTTTAATGAGCTAAGTAAAGCGTGGGCAGACAGCGAAAACCTTATAGTCAGGATAAGCCAGATTGAAACCCGTTTGTTGGAGATTGAAGGGATTGTGGACATATCAGGGACAAAAATCAATGGTATAGAGCAAAATCTGATGCTTGATAAAGATGCTATTCCGGTCAGGGGTGATGTCATTGGATAG
- a CDS encoding spore germination protein produces the protein MIILGLWKRDKNNAKNKSVANGEKSKAGSISSTLSKNIDLFRNIFRDDDTLIIRNVENQYNKSIKCCVLFMEEMIDTTVVSETILRPIMQDNNLKNNNDTLNQFQNRVITSDNIKKSSDVNLLTNSILKGDTVLLLEDSSEALIISSIGVKSRAIQEPESEKLIRGPREGFTEPLMINLSLLRKRLETPDLKFKFMNLGTKTNTKICICYLDSLVNHKILNEVEARLKSIKIDGVLAAGYIGELIDDEPYSPFKTVGSTERPDVVVGKLLEGRIAIIVDGTPVALTAPHLFIEYFQVNEDYYINYYFSSISRILRILGFILTVSVPAIYVALMTFHQEMIPTPLLISISAARQGVPFPTIVEIMLLLIVFEILRETGTRMPTNIGQALSIVGALVLGQASVEAKIVSAPIVIVVAISGITSLMIPKIQGAAIICRVIFLLLSAFLGFYGLIFGITGALLHLCEMRSFGVPYLLYLTSMNPYELKDTIIRAPLWNMKKRPKLISTDNMKRQAIGRKK, from the coding sequence GTGATTATATTGGGCTTATGGAAAAGAGATAAAAATAATGCTAAAAATAAATCCGTTGCAAACGGAGAAAAGTCTAAAGCAGGCAGCATTTCATCAACATTATCAAAAAATATAGACCTGTTCAGGAATATCTTTCGAGATGATGACACCTTAATTATAAGAAATGTTGAGAACCAATACAATAAGTCAATAAAATGCTGCGTTCTTTTTATGGAGGAAATGATTGACACTACTGTAGTCAGCGAAACTATACTCCGGCCGATTATGCAGGATAACAACTTAAAAAATAATAATGACACCTTAAATCAATTTCAGAATAGAGTAATTACATCGGATAATATCAAGAAAAGTTCAGATGTAAATTTATTAACAAATTCAATATTAAAAGGTGATACTGTTTTGTTGCTTGAGGATTCCTCCGAGGCATTGATTATCAGTTCGATTGGAGTAAAGAGCAGAGCTATTCAAGAACCGGAATCCGAGAAACTTATAAGAGGTCCGAGAGAAGGGTTTACAGAGCCTTTAATGATTAATTTGTCATTGCTGCGAAAAAGATTGGAAACCCCGGATCTAAAATTTAAGTTTATGAATTTGGGCACCAAGACTAATACAAAGATATGCATTTGTTATTTGGATAGTTTGGTAAACCATAAAATTTTAAATGAAGTGGAAGCGAGACTCAAGAGCATCAAAATTGACGGTGTGCTTGCAGCCGGTTATATAGGAGAACTTATTGATGATGAACCATATTCGCCTTTCAAAACAGTGGGAAGCACTGAACGGCCTGATGTTGTTGTAGGAAAACTGTTGGAAGGGAGAATAGCTATTATTGTAGATGGAACTCCTGTTGCACTTACAGCTCCTCACTTGTTTATTGAATACTTTCAGGTTAACGAGGACTACTATATAAATTATTACTTCTCATCAATAAGCAGAATACTAAGAATACTAGGGTTTATACTGACAGTAAGTGTCCCGGCGATATACGTAGCCCTTATGACTTTTCATCAGGAAATGATACCTACACCCTTGCTGATAAGTATATCAGCTGCGAGGCAGGGAGTGCCTTTTCCGACTATAGTCGAGATAATGTTGCTTTTAATTGTCTTTGAAATATTGAGAGAAACCGGTACCCGAATGCCAACCAATATAGGACAGGCACTTAGTATAGTTGGCGCATTAGTATTAGGTCAGGCATCTGTAGAAGCAAAAATTGTGAGCGCCCCTATTGTTATTGTAGTAGCAATTTCGGGAATTACCAGTCTTATGATTCCAAAAATTCAAGGAGCGGCTATTATTTGTAGAGTTATTTTTCTTTTATTATCTGCATTTTTAGGTTTTTATGGTCTGATTTTCGGTATTACCGGCGCTTTATTACATCTGTGCGAGATGCGGTCCTTTGGGGTTCCCTATTTGTTATATTTAACTTCTATGAACCCATATGAATTAAAAGATACTATAATAAGAGCTCCATTATGGAATATGAAAAAAAGACCTAAATTGATTTCTACCGATAATATGAAGAGACAAGCGATAGGGAGAAAAAAATGA
- a CDS encoding LysM domain-containing protein: MPYKIWLGGVQMPVAPSKFETKIKNQNKTVSLIDGSEASILKAPGLTEFSFELLIPQVNYPFADYPNKEFVNPKYYLDHFSRLKTDCKPFKLYIEEEISFKDKFVRKITNTWVSLEEYSITEDAGNGLDYTVSVTLKQYKQCTALKYPVEGVKPTGGSKKSTPVKPKIYKVKKGDTLWAICKKYLGDGSKYPQIAKLNGIKNPNLIKVGQVIKLG, translated from the coding sequence ATGCCTTATAAAATCTGGCTGGGAGGTGTTCAGATGCCTGTTGCCCCTTCAAAGTTTGAAACAAAAATCAAGAACCAGAATAAAACCGTTAGCCTGATTGACGGCAGTGAAGCAAGTATACTAAAAGCTCCGGGATTAACTGAGTTTTCCTTTGAATTGCTCATTCCACAGGTAAATTACCCTTTTGCAGACTACCCTAATAAGGAATTTGTAAATCCCAAATATTATCTGGACCATTTCAGCCGTTTAAAAACCGATTGTAAACCATTTAAGCTGTATATCGAAGAAGAGATATCCTTTAAGGATAAATTTGTCCGTAAAATAACAAATACTTGGGTTTCTCTTGAAGAGTACAGCATAACAGAGGATGCAGGAAATGGTCTTGATTATACCGTTTCTGTTACCCTCAAACAGTATAAGCAATGTACCGCATTAAAATATCCGGTAGAAGGCGTTAAACCCACAGGAGGCAGTAAGAAATCCACTCCGGTCAAACCTAAAATCTATAAAGTAAAAAAAGGAGACACCCTCTGGGCAATATGTAAAAAATATCTGGGTGACGGCTCAAAGTACCCTCAGATAGCCAAGCTGAACGGAATCAAAAATCCTAACCTTATAAAAGTAGGGCAGGTGATTAAGCTTGGTTGA
- a CDS encoding putative phage tail protein, which translates to MSLDREVNILNYLPEFLQDFREFQALAASENPEIRALWGRLDNVMKEQFINDSTENGVKRWEAILKINPKGSDSLEVRKFRILTRLNEKLPYTYKKLAQQLETLCGDSGYSLDLRNYEYKLVVRVALTAKSMLAEVEKLLKRIVPVNMYIDLSLLYKQNSALGSYTHVQLREYKHEQLRSEVF; encoded by the coding sequence ATGTCATTGGATAGGGAAGTCAATATTTTGAACTATCTGCCGGAGTTTTTACAGGATTTCAGGGAATTCCAAGCGCTTGCAGCTTCTGAAAATCCTGAAATCCGGGCCCTTTGGGGCAGGCTTGACAATGTTATGAAGGAGCAGTTTATAAACGATTCCACCGAAAACGGGGTAAAGCGTTGGGAAGCAATCCTTAAAATAAATCCAAAAGGCTCTGACAGTCTTGAGGTGAGAAAATTCAGAATTTTGACCAGACTCAATGAAAAGCTGCCCTACACTTACAAAAAACTGGCGCAGCAGCTTGAAACGTTATGTGGTGATTCGGGCTACTCACTTGATTTAAGAAATTATGAATACAAGCTTGTTGTTAGAGTGGCACTAACGGCTAAGTCCATGCTTGCCGAGGTGGAAAAGCTGTTGAAAAGAATTGTACCGGTCAACATGTATATTGATTTGAGCTTGCTCTACAAACAAAATTCTGCTTTGGGTAGCTATACCCACGTCCAATTGAGAGAGTACAAACATGAACAATTAAGAAGCGAGGTGTTTTAA
- a CDS encoding peptidase M15, translating into MPCVKFKYQDESYVYPKLINAINILCIAKGRDCLCTSGYRSVEKQKTIAKEVLVGNPDSRQREDGSVYSKNGECLAAAYGKSNHCYCIAMDICDNWFKLLENEELKKYGLVKPMSYEPWHVQLLEHNGLSLLQKEAIRDNVLKGVKKDMTVKEFQAVTGLTVDGIVGSKTKGKAQEMVKICQRILGNNFESAEETVRITQKNPEIWLQKLKTEQYFPDFVMNIVERMRGERI; encoded by the coding sequence ATGCCTTGTGTAAAGTTTAAATATCAGGACGAATCCTATGTGTACCCAAAACTAATAAATGCAATTAATATATTGTGTATTGCAAAAGGCCGGGACTGCCTCTGTACCTCGGGCTACAGGAGTGTGGAGAAGCAGAAGACTATAGCAAAAGAGGTCTTGGTAGGTAATCCCGACAGTCGACAGAGAGAAGATGGCTCTGTGTACAGTAAAAACGGAGAGTGCCTTGCTGCTGCATATGGCAAAAGCAATCATTGCTACTGTATTGCAATGGATATCTGCGACAATTGGTTCAAATTGCTTGAGAATGAGGAACTGAAAAAATACGGACTTGTTAAACCCATGAGCTATGAACCATGGCATGTTCAGCTTTTGGAACACAACGGGTTAAGCCTATTACAAAAGGAAGCAATAAGGGACAATGTTTTAAAGGGAGTGAAAAAAGACATGACGGTTAAAGAATTTCAAGCAGTGACGGGACTTACGGTAGATGGTATAGTAGGCTCCAAAACAAAAGGGAAAGCACAAGAAATGGTTAAAATATGCCAAAGGATACTGGGTAATAACTTTGAATCAGCAGAGGAAACTGTTCGAATTACTCAGAAAAACCCTGAAATATGGCTGCAGAAGCTTAAAACAGAACAATATTTCCCGGATTTTGTGATGAACATAGTTGAGAGAATGAGAGGAGAACGGATATGA
- a CDS encoding DUF2634 domain-containing protein, whose translation MIPTLNDDLQADFEIRQQPGKTYKMNLEEMRIGGSVDGIEAVKQAIYKILNTQKFQYLIYSWDYGIELTDLFGESAAFVYSEIENRIREALQEDDRITDVGDFYFESNKRQVLVRFTAYTMEGTADIEKVVMV comes from the coding sequence ATGATTCCAACTTTAAATGATGATTTACAGGCTGATTTTGAAATCCGTCAGCAGCCGGGCAAAACCTATAAAATGAATCTTGAGGAAATGAGAATCGGAGGTTCAGTTGACGGGATTGAGGCGGTTAAGCAGGCAATTTATAAAATACTGAATACCCAAAAATTCCAATATTTGATTTATAGCTGGGATTACGGGATTGAATTAACAGACCTTTTTGGTGAATCGGCTGCATTTGTGTATTCAGAAATAGAAAACAGAATTCGTGAGGCTTTGCAGGAGGACGACAGGATTACTGATGTGGGAGACTTTTATTTTGAATCAAACAAACGTCAGGTTTTGGTCAGATTTACTGCATACACTATGGAAGGTACTGCTGATATTGAAAAGGTGGTGATGGTTTAA
- a CDS encoding endospore germination permease, translating into MSKELVSQKQASAVMIMYTLGSTLVLGAGGSAKHDVWLAILISMLMSVPILLLYSKIQMLYPGKNIYEIFDNVFGKVIGKIMSLMFIWYSFHLGSLVIRNFTEFIVTVSLPKTPQNIVGLFMIFLCIWAVKAGIEVICRWTAIMLPFTLFVVFTVTLLFAPLLNFKNLKPVLYYGMRPVIDSAFSVEAFPFAETIIFLAVLSHLREQKSVYKVYFLSLLISGISILMVSVRTLLSIGVPNIEVIFFPTYASVRLVNIGDFLQRLEITVATVFLFAGFIKSNICLYSTSIGVAHLLGLKSYRHIVALLGLAMSILSVIVYSNTSEMFDWSNNFYKYYAIIFQVILPVTTFIVIEARKIFSRKKKLQPSN; encoded by the coding sequence ATGAGCAAAGAGCTGGTTTCTCAAAAGCAAGCTTCAGCCGTAATGATTATGTACACATTAGGCAGTACACTTGTGCTTGGTGCAGGAGGATCTGCCAAACATGATGTCTGGCTTGCAATTTTAATATCAATGCTGATGAGTGTTCCTATTCTATTACTTTATAGCAAGATTCAAATGTTATATCCCGGGAAAAATATATATGAGATTTTTGATAATGTTTTTGGTAAAGTAATAGGAAAGATTATGTCCTTGATGTTTATTTGGTACTCTTTTCATCTTGGTTCACTTGTAATTAGAAATTTTACAGAGTTTATAGTAACTGTTTCACTACCTAAAACTCCCCAGAACATTGTTGGCTTATTTATGATTTTTTTATGTATATGGGCTGTGAAAGCAGGTATTGAAGTAATTTGCAGGTGGACAGCTATAATGCTCCCGTTCACTTTGTTCGTAGTTTTCACAGTTACCCTATTATTCGCACCTTTATTGAATTTTAAGAACCTGAAACCTGTACTTTATTATGGAATGAGGCCAGTTATTGACAGTGCATTCTCCGTAGAAGCATTTCCTTTTGCAGAGACTATAATTTTTTTAGCAGTTCTCAGCCACCTCAGGGAACAAAAGAGCGTTTATAAAGTTTATTTTTTAAGTTTACTAATAAGCGGAATATCTATATTGATGGTTTCTGTTCGTACACTTTTGTCTATAGGAGTACCTAATATAGAAGTTATCTTTTTCCCGACATATGCTTCCGTGCGACTGGTAAACATAGGTGATTTCCTACAAAGGTTAGAGATAACTGTTGCAACGGTTTTTCTTTTTGCAGGTTTTATTAAAAGTAACATATGCTTGTACAGTACGAGTATTGGTGTAGCACATTTGCTGGGATTAAAAAGCTATAGGCATATAGTGGCGCTGCTGGGGCTTGCTATGTCGATTTTATCAGTAATAGTTTATAGTAACACTTCAGAAATGTTTGACTGGTCAAATAATTTTTATAAATATTATGCTATTATTTTTCAGGTAATTCTTCCTGTTACAACTTTTATAGTAATTGAAGCCAGAAAAATATTTTCTAGAAAAAAGAAATTACAGCCCTCTAATTGA
- a CDS encoding Ger(x)C family spore germination protein codes for MIKRLFCALLMLNVLGIFCTGCWNYREINNMSIVSGAAIDKTSDGKYKLSIEIIDLKTGGVEAKVHSKKLECYGASIVDAVRNAISFNANKLYWGHTEILIISKDVAKEGIVQILDVFSRDPEFRLTIDILVSKENTAEEILDSQSITTEVRSYELNKMLDLEKELEKSPKVEIYEFINSLGESGISPVMPVVGLTENSGQETSQLLGTAVFNKDKLEYMFDQEDTKYFLFVMNKIKGGLFVVNDSDITLKIIRNKTKLKPVYTNGKLHFEINIKTKVSISEIDFTKFQNVKDIDKIQIEAQKTLQSRVKNVIKAVQNEYGIDIFGFGRSVRQDIPELWKKINPDWDTIFKNVPVNVNVDVKISNSGLLSKKIMIGD; via the coding sequence ATGATTAAAAGATTATTTTGTGCTCTATTAATGCTTAATGTACTTGGCATTTTTTGTACAGGATGTTGGAATTATAGAGAAATAAACAATATGTCAATAGTATCAGGAGCCGCAATTGACAAAACCTCTGACGGTAAATATAAGTTGAGTATTGAAATTATTGATTTAAAAACTGGAGGAGTAGAAGCAAAAGTACACTCTAAGAAACTGGAATGCTACGGAGCCTCTATAGTTGATGCTGTACGCAATGCAATTAGTTTTAATGCCAATAAACTTTATTGGGGTCACACTGAGATTCTTATTATAAGTAAAGATGTTGCCAAGGAAGGTATAGTACAAATTCTTGATGTATTTAGCAGGGATCCTGAATTCAGGTTAACAATTGATATTCTGGTTTCTAAAGAAAATACCGCAGAGGAAATACTGGATTCGCAAAGTATTACAACTGAAGTCCGTTCTTATGAACTAAATAAGATGCTTGATCTTGAAAAAGAATTGGAGAAGTCCCCAAAAGTTGAAATATATGAGTTTATAAATTCTTTAGGAGAATCGGGTATCTCACCGGTAATGCCGGTGGTAGGATTAACGGAAAACTCGGGGCAGGAGACATCACAGCTATTAGGTACAGCAGTTTTTAATAAGGACAAGCTTGAGTATATGTTCGACCAGGAAGATACTAAATACTTTCTTTTTGTAATGAACAAAATTAAGGGAGGCCTATTTGTTGTAAATGATAGCGATATTACATTAAAAATTATAAGGAATAAAACCAAATTAAAACCTGTATACACTAATGGGAAGTTGCACTTTGAAATAAATATTAAAACAAAAGTCTCCATTAGTGAAATTGATTTTACTAAATTTCAAAATGTGAAGGACATAGACAAAATACAAATTGAAGCGCAAAAGACATTGCAAAGTAGGGTTAAAAATGTTATAAAAGCAGTCCAAAATGAATATGGAATTGATATTTTTGGCTTTGGTAGGAGTGTAAGGCAGGACATCCCGGAGTTATGGAAGAAAATAAATCCTGACTGGGATACTATTTTCAAGAATGTTCCTGTGAACGTAAATGTTGATGTTAAGATAAGTAACTCAGGGTTACTTTCCAAAAAAATTATGATAGGAGACTAA
- a CDS encoding hydrolase: MVELKIQNGSNVYLPCIEDEITWETSRKGIPGKLEFLVVKDEIISFQEGNLVQLKVDNTKVFNGHIFTKKRSSDQIIKVTAYDQLRYLKNKDTKVFENRTASQIVKKLADDFQLLTGTIEDTGYVIETRVEDNKTLMDMIQSALDITMQNRNKMYVLFDDFGAISLKSIDSMKLDVLIEKSTAEDFDYTSSIDSNTYNLIKLAYDNDKTKKREIYEAKDSNNIAAWGLLQYYEKVNQNTNAKAKADGLLKLYNKKTRNLSVSNAIGDIRVRGGCLIPVWLELGDIKVQNYMLVETVKHTFKSNQHYMDITLRGGDFVA, encoded by the coding sequence TTGGTTGAATTAAAGATTCAGAATGGTTCTAATGTGTATTTGCCTTGCATTGAGGATGAAATAACATGGGAGACTTCCAGAAAAGGTATCCCGGGTAAACTGGAATTTTTAGTGGTAAAAGATGAAATTATAAGCTTTCAGGAAGGCAACTTAGTGCAACTAAAGGTAGACAATACAAAGGTCTTCAATGGCCATATTTTCACTAAAAAGCGTAGCAGTGACCAGATTATAAAGGTTACTGCATACGACCAGTTGAGGTATCTCAAAAATAAAGACACAAAGGTATTTGAAAACCGCACGGCAAGTCAGATAGTAAAAAAGTTGGCGGATGACTTCCAACTGTTAACCGGAACAATTGAAGATACAGGTTATGTGATTGAAACCAGAGTTGAGGATAACAAGACATTAATGGATATGATTCAAAGTGCCCTTGATATTACAATGCAGAACAGGAATAAGATGTATGTTCTGTTTGATGACTTTGGTGCTATTAGCTTAAAGAGTATTGATTCCATGAAACTTGACGTTCTTATCGAAAAGAGTACAGCTGAGGATTTTGATTATACCTCGTCTATTGACTCAAATACTTACAACCTTATAAAACTGGCTTATGATAATGACAAAACAAAGAAGCGTGAAATTTATGAGGCAAAAGACAGTAATAACATTGCTGCGTGGGGACTTCTTCAATATTACGAGAAGGTTAATCAGAATACTAATGCTAAAGCCAAAGCTGACGGACTTCTCAAACTGTATAACAAAAAAACCCGAAACCTTTCTGTTTCCAATGCAATAGGAGATATCAGAGTCAGAGGGGGATGCCTCATCCCGGTCTGGTTGGAGCTTGGAGATATAAAAGTTCAGAACTACATGCTTGTGGAGACCGTAAAACACACCTTTAAGAGCAACCAGCATTATATGGATATCACATTGAGGGGCGGTGATTTTGTTGCCTAA
- a CDS encoding peptidylprolyl isomerase, producing MIKNLFKKTAFFIITGLIFTVLLSGCGKPGSQGSSNQPSGHPKIQFEMENGDKMTFELYPEYAPETVKNFVSLAESGFYNGLTFHRIIKGFMVQGGDPNGNGSGGSDKNIKGEFSSNGFTQNTLNHTKGIISMARSGDPDSASSQFFIMDGTAATLDGEYAAFGKLTSGEETLDKIANTPVELDPNSGEVSHPTEKVIIKTVTVLEK from the coding sequence ATGATTAAAAACCTTTTTAAAAAAACTGCATTTTTCATAATTACCGGACTTATATTTACCGTCTTACTTTCGGGCTGCGGTAAGCCGGGTTCACAGGGAAGTTCAAACCAGCCTTCAGGTCATCCCAAAATTCAGTTTGAGATGGAAAATGGAGATAAGATGACTTTTGAGCTTTATCCGGAATACGCTCCCGAAACCGTAAAAAACTTTGTATCGTTAGCCGAATCCGGTTTTTATAATGGCTTGACCTTCCACAGAATAATAAAGGGATTTATGGTACAGGGCGGTGACCCAAATGGTAACGGGTCAGGAGGCTCGGACAAGAACATAAAAGGTGAATTCAGCTCAAATGGGTTTACGCAAAACACATTAAACCACACCAAAGGTATTATATCTATGGCAAGAAGCGGTGATCCTGATTCTGCATCCAGTCAGTTCTTTATAATGGATGGAACAGCAGCCACCCTTGACGGCGAATATGCGGCATTCGGCAAACTGACAAGTGGTGAAGAAACCTTGGACAAGATAGCCAATACCCCTGTAGAATTAGATCCGAATTCAGGTGAAGTTTCACACCCGACTGAAAAAGTAATTATTAAAACAGTAACAGTCCTTGAAAAATAA